From the genome of Pseudoliparis swirei isolate HS2019 ecotype Mariana Trench chromosome 10, NWPU_hadal_v1, whole genome shotgun sequence, one region includes:
- the nopchap1 gene encoding uncharacterized protein C12orf45 homolog isoform X2: MDLNIKKTSSRALLSCGNGEGLSEKLLLKPKAATALQTERVPRSSVLERLQSFLPQMAEANEKLKQQMADAPAGHFDIESVEGEERVIEMDLALVELSGSEAEEETSDSEEESDSGEVTEQNLILPGDKGKKKANIQVLHQQAE, translated from the exons ATGGATTTAAATATCAAGAAAACGAGTTCACGGGCTCTGCTGTCATGCGGGAACGGAGAAG gtctcagtgagaagCTTCTCCTCAAGCCAAAGGCGGCCACAGCCCTGCAGACCGAGAGAGTCCCGAGAAGCAGCG TGTTGGAGCGGCTGCAGAGCTTCCTGCCTCAGATGGCCGAGGCCAACGAGAAGCTGAAGCAGCAGATGGCCGACGCCCCCGCCGGGCACTTTGACATTGAGAGCGTCGAGGGGGAAGAGCGGGTGATAGAGATG GACCTGGCGCTGGTGGAGCTCAGCGGGTCTGAGGCCGAAGAGGAGACTTCGGACTCCGAGGAAGAATCGGACTCCGGCGAGGTCACGGAGCAGAACCTCATATTACCCGGAGACAAGGGCAAAAAGAAAGCCAACATCCAGGTTCTCCATCAGCAGGCCGAGTAG
- the nopchap1 gene encoding uncharacterized protein C12orf45 homolog isoform X1: MRERRRTSHWIRENSQTTLHGGKREETFRRATEEDPSPRWTGLSEKLLLKPKAATALQTERVPRSSVLERLQSFLPQMAEANEKLKQQMADAPAGHFDIESVEGEERVIEMDLALVELSGSEAEEETSDSEEESDSGEVTEQNLILPGDKGKKKANIQVLHQQAE; encoded by the exons ATGCGGGAACGGAGAAG aacctcacattggataagggaaaactcccaaacaactcttcacgggggaaaaagggaagaaaccttcaggagagcaacagaggaggatccctctccaagatggacag gtctcagtgagaagCTTCTCCTCAAGCCAAAGGCGGCCACAGCCCTGCAGACCGAGAGAGTCCCGAGAAGCAGCG TGTTGGAGCGGCTGCAGAGCTTCCTGCCTCAGATGGCCGAGGCCAACGAGAAGCTGAAGCAGCAGATGGCCGACGCCCCCGCCGGGCACTTTGACATTGAGAGCGTCGAGGGGGAAGAGCGGGTGATAGAGATG GACCTGGCGCTGGTGGAGCTCAGCGGGTCTGAGGCCGAAGAGGAGACTTCGGACTCCGAGGAAGAATCGGACTCCGGCGAGGTCACGGAGCAGAACCTCATATTACCCGGAGACAAGGGCAAAAAGAAAGCCAACATCCAGGTTCTCCATCAGCAGGCCGAGTAG